One window of the Candidatus Izemoplasmatales bacterium genome contains the following:
- a CDS encoding heparan-alpha-glucosaminide N-acetyltransferase domain-containing protein, whose amino-acid sequence MEREKGTRIWEVDFLRGFSIIMMVWDHLMYDLKSLPSWFSNFYAFERPGIEWLVGFASDYWHGDLRATFHYVFVGFFLVVSGISFTFSRSNLKRGLKFLLFAVLISAVTMTVDRFADLGISVFFGIIHMFALGTLITWALRKIWDNDMFMLAVGSAVVILGVLFAWRDVPAYGNVTWDNFLSIIVGTAAYGADHFGLLPYTGVIMIGTVIGNRFYAARRSLLPKLDGRWNRPFVLAGRHTLAIFVAHQPVIAGLIFLIGLLAGYRF is encoded by the coding sequence ATGGAACGGGAGAAGGGAACGAGGATCTGGGAGGTCGACTTCCTGCGCGGCTTCTCGATCATCATGATGGTCTGGGACCATCTCATGTACGATCTCAAGAGCCTGCCGTCGTGGTTTTCGAACTTCTACGCGTTCGAGCGTCCCGGGATCGAGTGGCTCGTCGGCTTCGCGAGCGACTACTGGCACGGCGACCTGCGGGCGACGTTCCACTACGTCTTCGTCGGCTTCTTCCTGGTCGTTTCCGGCATCAGTTTCACGTTCTCGCGCTCGAACCTGAAGCGCGGTCTCAAGTTCCTCCTGTTCGCCGTCCTGATCTCGGCGGTGACGATGACCGTCGACCGGTTCGCCGACCTCGGGATCAGCGTCTTCTTCGGCATCATCCACATGTTCGCGCTCGGTACGCTGATCACCTGGGCACTGCGCAAGATCTGGGACAACGACATGTTCATGCTCGCGGTCGGATCCGCGGTCGTCATCCTCGGCGTGCTCTTCGCGTGGCGGGACGTGCCCGCCTACGGGAACGTCACGTGGGACAACTTCCTGTCGATCATCGTCGGGACGGCCGCTTACGGCGCCGACCACTTCGGACTTCTGCCGTACACCGGCGTGATCATGATCGGCACCGTCATCGGCAATCGCTTCTACGCCGCCCGAAGGAGCCTGTTGCCGAAGCTCGACGGCAGGTGGAACAGGCCGTTCGTCCTCGCCGGCCGGCACACCCTCGCCATCTTCGTCGCCCATCAGCCGGTGATCGCCGGCCTCATCTTCCTCATCGGCCTTCTGGCCGGCTACCGTTTCTGA